GTTCTATACTAATCTTGAAAGGCAGTTTCCATTAACGTGGTTTGCACCAGAGCGACCAACGAACCGGCAATGTCTTCAGCTTCGGCTTCAATATCTCCGAGAGGCTCGATCGGTATCATAATCGAGACGGCCATCCAGGGCGCGCGATCGCCGGCTATCTGGGCTTTGCGATCGGCTATAAACCAGTCTACTGGGGCTGCACTCCCTCCAGTCGGCCAAGCATACCATTGGACAATAGCATAGGTTTGCGCGCTATTCCAACCGCGCAGAAACCGCGATCGCACGGTTAGGGTTTGGCTCGGATCGTCGGGATTTCTCACCTGCCAGGTTTTGTTGCGATAGGAATCCGTTTTCCAGCGATCGAAGAATTGGTGTTGAAACCCATTAAAATCCACCCACTCTACTCGAGGTTGATTGGTGCTGGAATTTTGACTCAATAGGAAAATAATAATCGGTTTTTCCCAATCGCCCCTGAGTTGTTGATAAGACCATTTATTGCCACCTAAAGGAATAACTTGTTGCTCGGTTATTTCCCAACCCGGAAGAGCTAATCCTTCATTACGGATTTCTTTTAATGGTTTAATTGCCGATACTTTCGGGGCGCTCATCCAAGGCCACGACCAACTGAAATATCCCGGAATGCCCTTGAAGAGCAAAAGGATTAATAAAAATCCCAGTAATGCTAACAGCGGCCAAGACAGCTTGCGCTTGCTAGAGGAAGAAACATCATCAGTCGGAGTCGGAGGATTCAAAGGTTTCATCAGTGTCTTCCAAGTAGTCGTCCGTATCGATCCAGTTCAGTAAAAGCACCACGATACCTAACATGCCTGCCGAGTATAAATCGCCTCCCCAGCTTTCATGGAGCCAATGAAATAAGGCATCATTGCCCGTGCCGTGAAAGTAGGTTAAGAGGCTGTTGCGGATAATATTCGCCAACACGCTAATCCCTACCGATCCGACAAGGAGGAGAATAACTTTGCGTCTGGACTCAATTGCCCCCGTCCAATACAGTAGCATTAAGGCAACATAGAGACTGGTAAACAACATTTTCAGTCCCGCACAGTGGGGAGCCACCTCTACGAGCCGGCCGCCTGTGGAAAGATAGATACCATTAACGGTGACATCCATTCCCACAATACCAGAGAGGATAAAGCCTGCGGTGCTGGAAATAAAGCTTTGCAGGGGCAGAATGTAGGGTTCGATTAAATAAGGGACTTCCGTCGGAGTTGCTAGAGCCACGAGCAGCAAAGGAAACCATTGCAATTTTAATCCGGGAATGCCTTTGAGCCACAAGCACATTCCGGTTAAGATGAGCGGAAAGGATAGGTTGACCAAATCGGGAAGTCCGGTAGCATAAGCGACACCACCGAGACCGAGGAGAACGCCGCCGAGGGGAGCCGAGCGATCGCGCAGTTTCATCCATTGCTCGCGTTTTGTCCAGAAGATATAAGCGGCGAAGGGCAGGCCGATTAACCCATGGCTGAAGTATTCGTGTTCGATACTAATACTTTTATTCAGCCAACCATCACACCAATGAATCAGCAAAGGGCCATAGATGAGCAGAGGTAAGGCGATAAGGGTGTAGTTGAGCCAAGACCTCGGGATAGCGTTGGGAAAGGGAGATTGTTGGGTCATGGGATGAAAGTTTGGCGATCGATCTATGGTTTGGGTTTAAGGGTGAATTAATTTGGAGAGCGCTTCAACGACGCGCTGGATCTGTTCCGAGGTAATGCCGGGGAACATGGGCAAGGACAAGATAGAATTGCATAGTTGTTCGACTTGGGGAAAGTCGCCGGAATGATAGCCTAAGTGAGCATATGCTGGTTGTAGATGACACGGAATGGGATAGTGGATTCCTGTTTGAATGTTAGCAAGTTTCAGTTTTTCTTGAAGGGTATCTCGATCGAGGGGACAGTTTTCTAGGGTACGGACGACGTAGAGATGGTAGATGTGGCCGGTTCCGCTATCGTTTTTGATGGGAACTAAACCGGATGTTGCGAGGGGAGCGAGGAGGCGATCGTAGTCTTGCGCGGCTTGGTTGCGCTGTTGATTCCAGGCGGCAAGGTGAGGCAGTTTGACCTGCAAGATGGCCGCTTGTACGGTATCCAGGCGGCTGTTGGTTCCCGGTTCGCTGTGGTAATATTTGCGTGGCGCTCCGTAGTTTCTCAGGCTTTTCATGGTTTTGGCGACGTCCGGATCGTTGGTGAGTACCATGCCTCCATCGCCGAAGGCACCAAGATTTTTACTGGGATAGAAACTAAATGCAGCGGCTTTGCCAACGGAACCGGGTTTGTAGCCTTCGCGCTCGGCGAGATGAGCTTGGGCAGCATCTTCAAAGATAAATAGATTGTGGGTTTTAGCGAAGTCGAGTAGAGCTGTGGGGGAAACCATTTGTCCGTAGAGATGGACGGGGAGAATGGCTTTGGTTTTGGCAGTGACGAGTTTGGCAGCAGCTTCGAGGTCAATTAAGGCCGTTTGCGGATCGCAAGGCGCGAAAATTGGTTGTCCGCCAGCATGAAGGACGCCGATGAGGGTGGCAATGAAGGTATTGGCCGGTAGAATAACTTCATCGCCGGGTTGAATACCGCAGGCTTTCAATCCGAGAGCGATCGCATCGGTTCCGCAAGCAACGCCAATACCGTACTCGACTCCTGAGGCTTGGGCGAAGGCGTTTTCTAAGTCTCGAACGGCTTGACCGAGGATAAAGTCACCTTGTCTCATGACTGAGAGCATGGCGCGTTCAAACTCTGCTGTGAGGGGTTGGTGTTGGAGAGAAAGATCGACAAAGGGGATGGTTGCAGAAGATGGGTTCATCAGCAGTAACGGCAAGGGTAAACTGTTTCGAGTTTGGCATTAATGAATCGGAAGTGGCAAACTTCATCGATCGCGCTACACCTTCGGGAATCAGGAATGGGGAATTGGGAATGGCTTATGGTATCTGGATTTGGGCACTTTAATTGTTAATTGTTAATTGTTCATTATTCATTGATATAAGATGGAGATTAATCCTTGCAGGGAGAGTATTGATGGACTACAAAACCGCATGTGAATTTGCGATCGCTCAAGCCTTACCCACAGGAGAAAATCCGGATGCGTTTCTGTTGCGTTTAAATGCGGGAGAACCGCCGATTCCGGGGCAAGTGACGTCATTATTATTAGCGTTGCGAATAATTTTTGAACAGTCTCATGGCGAAACCGAGTTAGACCGACATCTGGTTTGTGCCCTGCACGTGTTGGTGACGGAAAGTCGTCAGGCGTTTATTCGTCACCGGGAGTTGGGGGTCATTTGGCCGCCCTTGTTGGATCGAGATTTAAGTCAGATGGCGATCGCCGTGCGCCAGATTTTTACTGGAGAAACAACTCGCGCTCTACCGGGAAATCGCTCTCTCGGACTGCCCTCACATTAAGGGAGTATTGTCAGTAACGTTTACAAAAAGCGAGTCAGATCGAACTCTTCCGAGGATTCTGGTTGTGGAGAATGCCGGTGCTTGTCGAGCATGAGGAGCAGATGACCGGTAATATCGATCGCGCCGCGCAGTTCTTGTTGCAAGCATTCTAATCCACCGTTGGCATATTCTTCCAGAATGCTCGCTTGCCTAGCAATCGCACCATCGTCATTTCCCGAAAGAATGGTAACATCAGCAGTATTTGCGATCGCCAACAGTTCGATGGCGCGAGCATATCCGCGAGATGAGAACACTTCCCAAGCAATGGGAG
This window of the Roseofilum casamattae BLCC-M143 genome carries:
- a CDS encoding cyanoexosortase B system-associated protein, translating into MKPLNPPTPTDDVSSSSKRKLSWPLLALLGFLLILLLFKGIPGYFSWSWPWMSAPKVSAIKPLKEIRNEGLALPGWEITEQQVIPLGGNKWSYQQLRGDWEKPIIIFLLSQNSSTNQPRVEWVDFNGFQHQFFDRWKTDSYRNKTWQVRNPDDPSQTLTVRSRFLRGWNSAQTYAIVQWYAWPTGGSAAPVDWFIADRKAQIAGDRAPWMAVSIMIPIEPLGDIEAEAEDIAGSLVALVQTTLMETAFQD
- a CDS encoding DNA phosphorothioation-associated protein 4, with the translated sequence MASHRVRLAKDKGELVKRLVESNDSTAPFATYADAVMFAATLGYNVDRQLPLGDRIASEPAPIAWEVFSSRGYARAIELLAIANTADVTILSGNDDGAIARQASILEEYANGGLECLQQELRGAIDITGHLLLMLDKHRHSPQPESSEEFDLTRFL
- a CDS encoding Dethiobiotin synthetase, with translation MDYKTACEFAIAQALPTGENPDAFLLRLNAGEPPIPGQVTSLLLALRIIFEQSHGETELDRHLVCALHVLVTESRQAFIRHRELGVIWPPLLDRDLSQMAIAVRQIFTGETTRALPGNRSLGLPSH
- a CDS encoding DegT/DnrJ/EryC1/StrS family aminotransferase encodes the protein MNPSSATIPFVDLSLQHQPLTAEFERAMLSVMRQGDFILGQAVRDLENAFAQASGVEYGIGVACGTDAIALGLKACGIQPGDEVILPANTFIATLIGVLHAGGQPIFAPCDPQTALIDLEAAAKLVTAKTKAILPVHLYGQMVSPTALLDFAKTHNLFIFEDAAQAHLAEREGYKPGSVGKAAAFSFYPSKNLGAFGDGGMVLTNDPDVAKTMKSLRNYGAPRKYYHSEPGTNSRLDTVQAAILQVKLPHLAAWNQQRNQAAQDYDRLLAPLATSGLVPIKNDSGTGHIYHLYVVRTLENCPLDRDTLQEKLKLANIQTGIHYPIPCHLQPAYAHLGYHSGDFPQVEQLCNSILSLPMFPGITSEQIQRVVEALSKLIHP
- the crtB gene encoding cyanoexosortase B — protein: MTQQSPFPNAIPRSWLNYTLIALPLLIYGPLLIHWCDGWLNKSISIEHEYFSHGLIGLPFAAYIFWTKREQWMKLRDRSAPLGGVLLGLGGVAYATGLPDLVNLSFPLILTGMCLWLKGIPGLKLQWFPLLLVALATPTEVPYLIEPYILPLQSFISSTAGFILSGIVGMDVTVNGIYLSTGGRLVEVAPHCAGLKMLFTSLYVALMLLYWTGAIESRRKVILLLVGSVGISVLANIIRNSLLTYFHGTGNDALFHWLHESWGGDLYSAGMLGIVVLLLNWIDTDDYLEDTDETFESSDSD